From Saprospiraceae bacterium, one genomic window encodes:
- a CDS encoding MgtC/SapB family protein: MHDILNNLLSPFLLSLLVSVGVGVIIGLEREFDTLSGNEHFAGLRTFVLAAILGCVVTYLATEFNFNILLVAIPSVFFFISVFHFSKVKKEHFGLVTEFSLVLVFFLGVFSALHLIKETLTVAVIASALLTFKTKLKSTVKQITQDELYAFIRFAIISFLILPYLPNENFGPEQLINPQNIGLVIVIVSSLSFVGYFIIKFFGAEKGILFTAFFGGTFSSTAVTWIFSTKSKETESLSMNYASGILVACAVMFIRVSVVAALFNVQVLMWLLIPCLLMAVSAGGYAYYIIKTKTPKADMINESIQLGNPLDLMNAAFFGLQYIAITLAVYFANIYFGAKGLFISGIISGFADVDAINISASKLSLIQISPTMAAMVILFAVISNTLFKIGECYIKGTRELFRQVVIGLILSIVIAGISILFIYINQTT; the protein is encoded by the coding sequence ATGCACGATATACTCAACAACTTACTTTCTCCCTTTTTACTTAGTTTATTGGTATCCGTAGGCGTGGGCGTAATAATAGGGCTTGAACGCGAGTTTGATACTTTGTCTGGCAACGAACATTTTGCAGGGTTAAGAACTTTTGTTTTAGCGGCAATTCTTGGTTGCGTTGTAACTTATTTGGCAACCGAGTTTAATTTTAATATTCTTTTGGTTGCCATTCCCTCCGTTTTCTTCTTTATTAGTGTTTTTCACTTTTCCAAAGTCAAAAAAGAGCATTTCGGTCTTGTAACGGAATTTTCACTTGTCTTAGTGTTCTTTTTGGGAGTGTTTTCCGCTTTACATTTAATTAAGGAAACGCTCACCGTTGCAGTCATCGCCTCCGCATTATTGACTTTTAAAACTAAACTCAAATCCACAGTAAAGCAGATTACACAAGATGAATTGTATGCTTTCATCCGGTTTGCAATCATATCATTTCTAATTCTGCCTTATTTACCTAATGAAAATTTTGGCCCGGAACAACTGATAAATCCGCAAAACATAGGTTTAGTGATAGTCATTGTATCTTCATTAAGCTTTGTAGGTTACTTCATTATCAAATTCTTTGGCGCAGAAAAAGGCATTCTTTTCACCGCATTTTTCGGTGGAACATTTTCGAGCACAGCAGTAACCTGGATATTTAGCACAAAAAGCAAAGAAACTGAAAGTCTCTCAATGAATTATGCGTCAGGGATCCTTGTTGCCTGTGCAGTGATGTTTATCAGGGTCTCAGTTGTAGCTGCTTTATTTAATGTGCAGGTGTTGATGTGGCTACTCATTCCGTGTTTGTTGATGGCAGTCAGTGCTGGGGGCTATGCATATTACATAATAAAAACAAAGACACCTAAGGCTGACATGATAAATGAAAGTATTCAGTTAGGAAATCCTCTTGACTTGATGAATGCTGCTTTCTTCGGACTTCAGTATATTGCAATAACGTTAGCCGTCTATTTTGCCAACATATATTTTGGAGCTAAAGGACTTTTCATATCAGGCATAATTTCAGGGTTTGCTGATGTTGATGCTATCAACATTAGTGCATCTAAGTTGAGTTTAATCCAAATCTCACCGACAATGGCTGCAATGGTTATACTGTTTGCAGTAATCAGTAATACACTTTTTAAAATTGGAGAGTGCTACATAAAAGGAACACGTGAATTGTTCAGGCAGGTCGTCATTGGCTTAATACTATCCATCGTTATTGCGGGCATAAGCATTCTTTTTATTTACATAAATCAAACAACATGA
- a CDS encoding polyphosphate kinase, which translates to MKYLKINEIKTTSPKEVQKQKAKSELLNLQQDIYSLQHLLYAAHSKSLLIIFQGIDTSGKDGVIRKVFNCVNPLGVHATSFKAPCDMEREHDYMWRIYQKLPEKGMIQIFNRSYYEDIIVPTIQKSLSKSMIDKRYNFINAFEKHLVENDTDIIKFYLHISPEEQKSRIEQRLKNPLKKWKYSKEDKKSSEKWNDYMVVYENIINRCNQVPWIIVPSDEKWYRDFIVASVIKEKLKAMNLKFPKQNALSQNDKAVEKK; encoded by the coding sequence ATGAAATACTTGAAAATAAACGAAATCAAAACCACATCACCCAAAGAGGTGCAAAAGCAAAAAGCAAAAAGTGAACTTCTAAATTTGCAACAGGATATTTATTCCTTGCAACATTTGCTTTATGCAGCTCATTCTAAAAGTCTGTTAATCATATTTCAAGGCATTGATACGTCAGGAAAAGATGGTGTAATACGCAAGGTTTTTAATTGCGTTAATCCCTTGGGTGTTCACGCTACTTCATTTAAAGCACCCTGTGACATGGAGCGTGAACATGATTATATGTGGCGTATCTACCAAAAACTACCCGAAAAAGGAATGATACAAATTTTCAACAGGTCATACTATGAAGATATTATTGTCCCAACCATCCAGAAATCGTTGTCAAAAAGCATGATAGATAAACGATACAACTTTATTAATGCTTTTGAAAAACATCTTGTAGAAAACGACACAGATATAATCAAATTTTATCTGCACATCAGCCCGGAAGAACAAAAAAGCAGGATAGAGCAACGGTTAAAAAACCCTCTTAAAAAGTGGAAATACTCAAAAGAGGATAAAAAGTCATCAGAAAAATGGAATGATTATATGGTGGTATATGAAAACATTATAAATCGGTGCAATCAGGTTCCTTGGATAATAGTCCCCTCTGACGAAAAGTGGTATAGAGATTTCATTGTGGCATCTGTAATAAAAGAAAAATTGAAAGCCATGAACTTAAAATTTCCAAAACAAAATGCTCTATCGCAAAACGATAAAGCCGTAGAAAAAAAATAA
- a CDS encoding MBL fold metallo-hydrolase, translated as MSNIKIQFLGAAGTVTGSKFLITAFGKKILIDCGLFQGLKELRQLNWQPLAVSAKAIDIVLLTHAHLDHTGYLPLLVKHGFTGTINGTSPTLQIAEIMLKDSAKIQEEDAVRANKYRYSKHKPALPLYGLPEVENTLPLFQQQPLNEWININEHIRYRFRYNGHIIGATFIELQVGDKTVVFSGDIGREIDPLLYPPEKPEKADVLFIEATYGNRLHPAEPAINSLEKLINKCIARNGTIIIPSFSVERTQLLMYLFWQLKKTNKIPDIPIYMDSPMGRNVLEVFHRNTEWHKLSTDECSEMCNTIKRIKGVDETYALAEDNTPKIIIAGSGMAAGGRVLTYFEKYLGDENATILLVGFQAEGTRGRALLEGATEIKMRGKFYAVKAHMENIEGLSGHADQNGLIDWMNKLTSMPEKIFIVHSEEEGAKGLQEKIRETFGWIAHIPQLNETIQI; from the coding sequence ATGAGCAACATCAAAATTCAATTCTTAGGTGCTGCCGGAACAGTTACCGGCTCCAAATTCCTCATTACCGCTTTCGGTAAAAAAATACTGATAGACTGCGGTTTGTTCCAGGGGCTAAAAGAACTCCGGCAACTAAATTGGCAACCATTAGCCGTTTCAGCAAAAGCTATTGACATTGTATTACTAACACATGCCCATTTAGACCACACGGGCTACCTTCCTTTATTAGTGAAGCATGGTTTTACCGGAACAATTAATGGCACATCGCCAACCTTGCAGATTGCAGAAATAATGTTAAAGGATAGCGCAAAAATTCAGGAAGAAGATGCCGTGAGAGCAAACAAATATCGCTACTCGAAACACAAACCCGCTTTGCCGCTTTACGGTTTGCCGGAAGTGGAAAATACTTTACCACTCTTTCAACAACAACCGCTTAATGAATGGATAAACATTAACGAGCATATCCGATACCGTTTCCGCTACAACGGACATATCATTGGAGCTACGTTTATTGAATTGCAGGTTGGCGATAAAACAGTAGTCTTTTCCGGTGATATTGGCAGAGAAATAGACCCCTTGTTATATCCCCCTGAAAAACCGGAGAAAGCGGATGTTTTATTTATTGAAGCTACTTATGGCAACCGGCTGCATCCTGCCGAACCTGCCATCAACAGCTTGGAAAAACTTATTAATAAGTGCATAGCGAGAAACGGCACGATTATCATACCGAGTTTTTCTGTAGAGCGGACACAATTGCTCATGTATCTGTTTTGGCAGTTAAAAAAGACCAATAAAATTCCCGATATACCTATTTATATGGATAGTCCGATGGGAAGAAATGTTTTGGAAGTTTTTCATCGTAACACAGAGTGGCATAAACTCTCCACCGATGAATGCTCTGAAATGTGCAATACCATCAAGCGGATTAAAGGAGTAGATGAAACTTATGCACTTGCAGAAGACAATACACCTAAGATAATTATTGCAGGAAGTGGTATGGCTGCGGGCGGCAGAGTGCTTACTTATTTTGAAAAATATTTAGGGGACGAAAATGCAACCATCCTGTTGGTGGGTTTTCAGGCTGAAGGAACAAGAGGAAGGGCATTGCTGGAAGGCGCAACCGAAATCAAAATGAGAGGTAAATTCTATGCAGTAAAAGCCCACATGGAAAATATAGAAGGGTTGTCTGGTCATGCAGACCAAAATGGATTGATTGACTGGATGAATAAATTAACATCCATGCCCGAAAAAATATTCATCGTCCACAGCGAGGAAGAAGGTGCAAAGGGATTGCAGGAAAAAATAAGAGAAACCTTTGGGTGGATTGCTCATATTCCTCAATTGAACGAAACCATACAAATCTAA
- a CDS encoding thymidine phosphorylase family protein has protein sequence MHNHKTLKIKNLGIDTYRENIIYMRSDCDVCLSEGFTAQTRVVVHFDNESIIATLNVVYNELLKHGEAGLSIVAAQRLGVRDGDAIIVSHLQPIASIGLIRSKMYGNELKEAELNQIIYDISTGQYSNIELAAFITATSGNHLSINEIKGLTRAMVRSGKNLEWDNQSIFDKHCIGGLPGNRTTPIVISIVAAAGLTIPKTSSRAITSPAGTADTMEVMTNVELTMEQMKEVVSRENGCLVWGGSVSLSPADDVLISVEKALDIDSEGQMIASVLSKKKAAGATHVVIDIPVGSTAKVRTKENANKLISHFEEVADAVGLQIKCLVTDGSQPVGRGIGPALEAMDVLSVLRNENNAPEDLKQRALLLAGELLEFSENVEKGKGISKAIKILEGGIAYTKFISICEAQGRFTEPEFAAFSLDILAEQSGIINEIDCRKLAKVAKLSGAPKSPKAGVLLHSHLGKQVSNGDVLFTIYAEAQGELNYALGYYKIQNNIIRIK, from the coding sequence ATGCATAATCATAAAACACTGAAGATAAAAAATCTTGGTATAGACACCTACAGAGAAAACATCATCTATATGCGTTCGGACTGCGATGTATGTCTTTCGGAAGGATTTACTGCCCAAACACGGGTAGTAGTGCATTTTGACAATGAAAGTATCATTGCTACACTTAACGTTGTTTACAACGAACTGTTGAAACATGGTGAAGCCGGGCTTTCAATAGTGGCTGCACAAAGATTAGGCGTACGTGATGGGGATGCAATTATTGTATCTCACTTGCAACCTATTGCATCCATTGGATTGATAAGGTCAAAAATGTATGGCAACGAATTAAAAGAGGCTGAACTGAACCAAATTATTTATGATATTTCAACAGGACAATATTCCAATATAGAACTCGCAGCATTTATTACTGCTACGTCGGGCAATCATCTTTCCATAAATGAAATAAAAGGTCTTACCAGAGCAATGGTTCGTTCCGGTAAAAATTTAGAATGGGATAATCAATCCATTTTTGATAAGCATTGTATTGGCGGTTTGCCGGGTAACCGGACAACTCCTATTGTAATAAGCATTGTGGCAGCAGCAGGTTTGACTATCCCTAAAACTTCTTCCCGTGCCATTACATCCCCGGCAGGAACGGCAGATACAATGGAAGTGATGACCAACGTAGAACTTACAATGGAACAAATGAAAGAAGTAGTAAGCAGGGAAAATGGATGTTTGGTTTGGGGCGGTTCAGTTAGTCTAAGCCCGGCTGACGATGTCCTTATTTCTGTTGAAAAAGCACTGGATATTGACAGCGAAGGACAGATGATTGCTTCGGTTCTTTCAAAGAAAAAAGCCGCAGGTGCAACGCATGTGGTTATTGACATTCCTGTGGGTTCAACAGCAAAAGTCCGAACAAAAGAGAACGCAAATAAATTAATATCACATTTTGAAGAGGTGGCTGATGCCGTTGGCCTTCAAATAAAATGCCTGGTCACTGATGGTTCACAACCGGTTGGCAGGGGAATTGGCCCTGCATTAGAGGCAATGGATGTGTTAAGCGTTCTGCGGAATGAAAACAATGCACCCGAAGATTTAAAACAAAGAGCTTTACTACTTGCAGGTGAATTATTAGAATTTTCCGAAAATGTTGAAAAAGGTAAAGGCATAAGCAAAGCAATAAAAATACTGGAAGGAGGCATCGCCTATACAAAATTTATTTCCATTTGTGAAGCACAAGGGCGTTTTACCGAGCCTGAATTTGCTGCCTTCAGTCTGGATATTTTAGCAGAACAAAGCGGGATTATCAATGAAATTGATTGCAGAAAATTAGCAAAAGTGGCTAAACTGTCTGGTGCTCCAAAATCACCAAAAGCAGGTGTTTTGCTTCACTCACATTTAGGTAAGCAAGTTAGTAATGGAGATGTTTTGTTCACCATTTATGCAGAAGCACAAGGAGAATTAAACTATGCCTTAGGTTATTACAAAATTCAAAACAACATAATACGAATAAAATGA
- a CDS encoding ribose-phosphate pyrophosphokinase, producing the protein MKEHETILFALPGNEPTVDTIAKRYNVSKGEATIRNFPDGETYIRIHSDVKGKKVVMVCSLDRPDTKLLPLYFLSKTAMELGAKCICLIAPYLAYMRQDKQFHSGEGITSKYFASFISNFAETITTVDPHLHRYNTLSEIYSVPATVVQAANHISEWIKNNIQNPVLIGPDSESEQWVSEVANNAHAPFIILEKVRHGDRNVKVSIPQIDRYKNHKPVLVDDIISTARTMIETVGHLKNAGMNPPICIGIHAVFAGNAYQDLLNAGAEMVVTTNTISHESNGIDISGLFKSVFNEEK; encoded by the coding sequence ATGAAAGAACACGAAACAATACTATTTGCATTGCCTGGAAATGAACCCACGGTTGACACGATAGCAAAGCGATATAATGTCAGTAAAGGCGAAGCCACTATACGCAATTTCCCGGATGGAGAAACGTATATCCGTATTCATTCAGATGTGAAAGGAAAAAAGGTTGTCATGGTTTGTTCTTTAGACCGCCCTGATACAAAGCTCTTGCCCTTATACTTTCTATCCAAAACTGCTATGGAACTTGGGGCTAAATGCATTTGTCTTATTGCTCCCTATCTGGCATATATGCGACAGGATAAGCAATTTCATTCAGGAGAGGGAATTACTTCAAAATACTTTGCATCGTTCATTTCAAACTTTGCAGAAACTATTACCACCGTTGACCCGCACTTGCACAGGTATAATACTTTGTCCGAAATATATTCGGTTCCTGCGACTGTGGTTCAGGCAGCAAATCATATATCAGAATGGATAAAGAACAATATTCAAAATCCGGTACTGATTGGCCCTGACAGTGAAAGTGAGCAATGGGTTTCCGAGGTAGCCAATAACGCACATGCCCCTTTTATCATATTAGAAAAAGTTAGGCATGGTGACAGAAACGTAAAAGTTTCAATTCCTCAAATAGACCGATATAAAAATCATAAACCTGTTTTGGTGGATGATATTATTTCCACTGCCCGAACTATGATTGAAACGGTTGGTCATCTTAAAAATGCAGGAATGAACCCACCTATTTGCATAGGTATTCATGCTGTATTTGCAGGCAACGCCTATCAGGATTTATTAAATGCCGGGGCTGAAATGGTAGTTACAACGAACACCATTTCACATGAGAGTAATGGAATTGATATAAGTGGATTATTCAAATCAGTGTTCAATGAAGAAAAGTGA
- a CDS encoding TolC family protein — MKKSITIMFLMCLHTIHLQAQDTSYISLKKLLQQVETNYPSIIQYQYNIQSIQAKADGAKAWMPPTFSTGIMSFPYNFSMLKEKNNPMNQAGIVFSLEQMIPNTSKLNAKKSYISSLAEIEKSKSEWTKNELRREAKILYYNRYVTEKKQIILNESEEILQLLITTAEAKFSSNQSQLQTIYKAKARLAELNNMLLMLGGAIAESNIGLNILMVRDVNTSFQIDTLIAPVNYSFSIANTTNISNRSDITALTKYIQSMKLEQKVMKIGVRPDFGIRADHAQMLGMPSQWSVMGMMTLPIVPWASKMYRSETKSIGFQIQSMEQEKQTMQLMATRMSAEKLTMINYENAQYQSYTKNIIPAYENNLQANLLAFKQNTGDFFVLLDAWEMLLMKKLEAYDKLFNILKLEAEYEYEMEIK; from the coding sequence ATGAAAAAATCAATAACCATTATGTTCCTGATGTGTCTGCATACGATACATTTACAGGCACAGGATACGTCTTATATATCACTGAAAAAACTGTTGCAGCAGGTAGAAACCAATTACCCGTCCATCATTCAATATCAATACAACATTCAGTCTATTCAGGCAAAAGCAGACGGTGCTAAAGCATGGATGCCGCCCACATTTTCAACAGGCATTATGAGTTTCCCTTACAACTTTTCCATGCTCAAAGAAAAGAACAATCCAATGAACCAAGCTGGTATCGTTTTTTCTCTTGAACAAATGATACCCAACACAAGCAAGTTGAACGCAAAGAAAAGTTACATAAGTTCCCTTGCTGAAATTGAAAAATCAAAGAGCGAATGGACAAAAAATGAACTGAGGCGCGAAGCGAAAATCCTGTATTACAACCGCTATGTAACCGAGAAAAAACAAATCATTCTGAATGAAAGCGAAGAAATACTCCAATTGCTCATCACAACAGCCGAAGCCAAATTCAGCAGCAACCAGTCGCAACTGCAAACCATTTATAAAGCCAAAGCCCGTTTAGCCGAACTCAATAATATGCTGCTGATGCTTGGCGGAGCAATTGCAGAAAGCAACATCGGCTTAAACATTCTCATGGTGCGCGATGTAAACACAAGTTTTCAGATTGATACGCTCATTGCGCCAGTTAATTATTCGTTCAGCATTGCTAACACAACAAACATTTCAAACCGTAGCGACATTACCGCACTCACCAAATACATTCAATCCATGAAGTTGGAGCAAAAAGTAATGAAAATTGGTGTGCGTCCTGATTTTGGTATTCGTGCTGATCACGCACAAATGCTCGGTATGCCAAGCCAATGGTCAGTTATGGGCATGATGACACTTCCCATAGTGCCTTGGGCTTCAAAAATGTATCGTTCCGAAACAAAATCCATCGGCTTTCAAATTCAATCAATGGAACAGGAAAAGCAAACCATGCAACTGATGGCAACAAGAATGTCAGCCGAAAAACTCACCATGATCAATTACGAAAATGCCCAATATCAGAGTTACACAAAAAACATTATTCCCGCTTATGAAAATAACCTGCAAGCCAATTTACTTGCCTTCAAGCAAAACACAGGCGATTTTTTTGTGCTGTTGGATGCGTGGGAAATGTTGCTGATGAAAAAATTGGAAGCGTATGACAAGTTGTTTAACATCTTAAAATTAGAAGCCGAATATGAATACGAGATGGAAATTAAATAA
- a CDS encoding efflux RND transporter periplasmic adaptor subunit: MNTRWKLNNQISIILFLLLVSVFSSCKNENNKQGHENHVQNEGNYICPMRCEGEKTYPQPGNCPVCKMKLQLVEEELVQSVSPNKQVLSRQATVKLQTANEAQSIKGQGFIDYDRNRNQNVSARFGGRIEKLFVKYNLQFVNKGDKILELYSPELNTIQEQHLFLLKTETGKTLIEQSREKLKLLGITKQQISQLENKGTFAQSISVYSPVSGYILFNSETQTNTGSEATQQSSMNSMSMSANTSVTQTSGSAGVQIREGMYINKGETLFSLNDLQTVWAIISIPSEYHSSVKSNKQINIVSELFPAQILTGKILLTEKTFEEKQQRFIRVRVELPNPKAALKINSLVTAEFPLEKNPDGYLGQVPSSAVYRTGMNVFVWVKSGTTKNGTGIFEIRKVITGATNNGTVTIINGLAPDEEIALHAGALTDSETFLNGN; this comes from the coding sequence ATGAATACGAGATGGAAATTAAATAATCAAATAAGCATCATCCTCTTTTTGCTTTTGGTGTCGGTGTTTTCATCGTGCAAAAACGAAAACAATAAACAAGGGCATGAAAATCACGTTCAGAACGAAGGTAATTACATCTGCCCCATGCGTTGCGAAGGCGAAAAAACCTATCCGCAACCCGGCAACTGTCCTGTTTGCAAAATGAAACTGCAATTAGTGGAAGAAGAATTAGTGCAATCGGTTTCGCCCAATAAACAGGTTTTATCGCGTCAGGCAACCGTTAAACTGCAAACTGCAAACGAGGCGCAATCTATAAAAGGGCAGGGCTTCATTGATTACGACCGCAACCGAAATCAAAATGTATCGGCACGCTTTGGCGGGAGAATTGAAAAACTTTTCGTGAAATACAATTTGCAGTTCGTCAATAAAGGCGACAAAATTTTGGAACTCTACAGCCCCGAACTAAACACCATTCAGGAGCAACATTTATTTCTGCTGAAAACAGAAACCGGAAAAACACTTATTGAACAATCACGCGAAAAATTAAAACTGTTAGGAATTACCAAACAGCAAATTTCACAGTTGGAAAACAAAGGAACATTCGCACAATCCATTTCTGTTTACAGTCCCGTAAGCGGCTACATACTTTTCAATTCCGAAACGCAAACCAATACAGGTTCAGAAGCAACGCAGCAATCTTCAATGAATAGCATGAGCATGTCCGCTAATACTTCCGTTACCCAAACATCAGGTTCGGCAGGTGTGCAAATTCGTGAGGGTATGTATATCAACAAAGGCGAAACGCTTTTCAGTTTAAACGATTTGCAAACCGTTTGGGCAATCATTTCAATTCCCTCTGAATATCATTCATCCGTTAAGTCAAACAAGCAAATCAATATCGTATCGGAATTGTTTCCCGCTCAAATTCTCACAGGAAAAATTTTACTGACGGAAAAAACTTTTGAGGAAAAACAACAACGCTTCATCAGGGTAAGGGTTGAATTGCCCAATCCTAAAGCTGCTTTAAAAATCAATTCACTCGTTACGGCTGAATTTCCGCTTGAAAAGAACCCCGATGGCTATCTGGGTCAAGTTCCCTCATCGGCAGTTTACCGCACGGGCATGAATGTTTTTGTTTGGGTAAAATCAGGAACAACCAAAAACGGAACGGGAATTTTTGAAATACGAAAAGTTATCACAGGTGCAACGAACAACGGAACAGTTACCATCATAAACGGTCTTGCGCCTGATGAAGAAATTGCTTTACACGCTGGAGCATTAACCGACAGCGAAACATTTTTAAACGGAAACTGA
- a CDS encoding efflux RND transporter periplasmic adaptor subunit: MKQKIIFLSITILFALAGCKSKNENHAGHDSGTYYTCPMHPSVKSNSPGSCPVCNMSLIKFEKQNNEHTQQDGNFITIEKQQQQLAGIKTDTVKFQAIIPASTILGTVAIDEEQVTTISSRVKGRIDKLYIKTSGEYIRKGNPVYAIYSEQLFADEKEFLALSEKRTNNTTENKLLDDMLSASKNKLLLWGLSEKQIAELGKNKSASPQIIFYAQTEGYVTEVLVKEGEYVEVGTSIVKLTTLNQVWIDAQVYSNEIEKISGSNSFQVFSETYPDEVYMGRLVFSNPGVEDNRKVQLLRLRIDNAKNNLIPGMMVYVSPKQNSKPVLAVPKSAVLLEKMKTVWVLAHDNTFEQRMVKTGAENKFWIEIVSGLKEGETIVTEGAYLISSEFILKSGAGQRHEH; encoded by the coding sequence ATGAAGCAGAAAATAATATTTCTTTCAATCACAATTCTTTTTGCCTTGGCAGGTTGCAAAAGCAAAAATGAAAATCATGCAGGGCATGATAGCGGAACATACTACACCTGTCCCATGCACCCAAGCGTAAAAAGCAACAGCCCCGGTTCTTGCCCTGTGTGCAATATGTCTTTAATTAAATTTGAAAAACAAAACAACGAACACACACAGCAAGATGGCAATTTTATCACCATTGAAAAACAACAACAGCAATTAGCAGGAATAAAAACCGACACGGTAAAATTTCAAGCCATTATTCCCGCTTCAACCATTTTGGGAACAGTCGCCATTGATGAAGAACAGGTAACAACTATCAGCAGCCGCGTGAAAGGAAGAATAGACAAACTCTACATCAAAACATCAGGCGAATACATCCGAAAAGGAAATCCCGTTTACGCCATTTACAGCGAACAACTTTTTGCTGATGAAAAAGAATTTCTTGCCCTGTCGGAAAAGAGAACGAACAACACCACTGAAAATAAATTGTTAGACGATATGCTCTCTGCGTCCAAAAATAAATTGCTGCTTTGGGGACTTTCAGAAAAACAAATTGCTGAATTAGGAAAAAATAAATCCGCTTCGCCTCAAATAATCTTTTATGCACAGACAGAGGGTTATGTTACCGAAGTGCTTGTAAAAGAAGGAGAATATGTTGAAGTCGGAACATCTATAGTTAAACTTACCACTTTAAATCAGGTTTGGATTGATGCTCAGGTTTACTCCAATGAAATTGAAAAAATAAGCGGTAGCAATTCCTTTCAGGTTTTTTCCGAAACCTACCCCGATGAAGTTTACATGGGTCGTCTTGTGTTCAGCAATCCAGGTGTGGAAGATAATCGCAAAGTGCAACTGTTGCGCCTTAGAATTGACAACGCTAAAAACAATCTCATTCCGGGCATGATGGTGTATGTAAGTCCTAAACAAAATTCAAAACCTGTTTTAGCCGTTCCGAAATCTGCCGTGCTGTTAGAGAAAATGAAAACTGTTTGGGTATTGGCACACGACAACACCTTTGAACAACGCATGGTTAAAACAGGCGCAGAAAATAAATTTTGGATTGAAATTGTATCGGGTTTGAAAGAAGGTGAAACAATAGTTACAGAAGGTGCATACTTAATCAGCAGTGAGTTTATTCTTAAAAGCGGAGCAGGACAAAGGCATGAGCATTGA